The Nitrosarchaeum sp. genomic interval TTGCAAGATATGTATTATCAAAACGATAGGTAATTGGGCTGATTTCTAAGAGAATTTCACCTATTGTTTTTTTATTCTCTCTAAATTGTTCTAAACCATTCAAAAATACTCTTTTTTCATTTTGATCTAAATGTTTTAAAAAATAACCAAAAATATGCATTATTACATTGGAATGTGTTTTGATCGTTGGGTTTTTCCCCATTGCAAGTCTTAGATGATTTTCATATTCTTGTAGTATTTCTGAAAATGGTATTTTTTTATGACTTGCAACAATATTTCCTAATTTTTTTAGTTCTACTTGATCATGAGCCATTAACATGAATTTGTTGGTTGAATGAAATGCTAACATGTTTTTGTATTTATTTGAACTTTTTACATCTTCAAATCTTTGTATTACATAATCTGATATGTCTTTTTCCGATATTTTACAATCTTTATCATTAAAATATGGATTTAGTTTAGCCACTTTTTCATTTTTATTTCATTACTTAAATAATCCATTTCTTTTTTTTGCAATTGGCACTAGTTTTTAAAATTTTTTTCTTGATAATTAGCACTAGGTTATAATTTAGCACCATCTTAAATATTATAAATTCTAACAATCTCGTAATGAAAACAACAATTGCCGTCATAACCGCTGTTTTATTGGTTGGCTCAATTACTTCATTTGCTAGTGCAGAAGGAGTCCCAGATTGGGTAAAAAATAATGCAGGATGGTGGGCAGATGGTATCATATCTGAATCTGAATTCATTCAAGGAGTTCAATTTTTGATAAAAGAAGGTGTAATTGTAATTCCTCCAACAACTGTATCTGAAGAAAAATCTCAATCAGTTCCTGATTGGGTAAAAAATAATGCAGGATGGTGGGCAGATGGAACAATAACCGATAAAGAATTTGTAAATGGTATTCAACATCTGATAAAAACTGGAGTAATTTCTGTTTCTGCAGAAGCCAAATCTTCTGATTCTTCAAATTCTTCAACTACTGATCCAAAAATTGCTTCCCTTGAGGTAGAATTAGAAAAATGTGCTGACATTAAAAAAGCATACGAACGACTAAACTGTGAGAAAGCAGCAAAACATGAAATTGAATCATACGTAATTATTACAAATGGTCAATCATTCAATGCAGGTCCATTGACATATTATTGGACAGGTCTAGGTACTGAAGGAAATTCATTTGAAATTACTGAAAGTGGACAAGCCATTTTATCCCTCAGAATTTTAGCTTTTAACACCAGTACTGAAAATATTTCTATGATGTGTACTGGTCCTGCAGTCTGTAATTATGATGTTTGGAATGGTGATAAAGCATTCAAGTATTCTGGAATGGATTTCACAAATGGACAAATTGTAGTAAAACCTAGTACCTCTGAAATATTTAACATGTTATTTGGACCAAACATTGGATATGGTGGAACTACGTTTGAATATGATGCATCTAAGGAATATTACTTTAGAATATCTGAACCATATGGCAAGGTATCTATTCCTTTAGGGCTACCATAGGCTTTTTTTCTTAAATATTTTTTATTTTTTTTACCCATAGTCAATATATCGGTTATATCTCTTCTCAACTTCTATGTTTGTTCCGGAAATAATTTTTTGATATTCTTCTTGTTTTCTTAATTCAATGTATTTTACTATCTCTGTAAGATTGTCTGTTTTGTATGATTCAAAGACAGGTTCCATCATTTTTAGGTATTCTAAAACTTTTTTCCTATATTCTTCACGAGTAGGATTTTTAATTTTATTTAATCTAAACCAAATAACTGCCCAACTTGAACCTACTATATGCGGTAATAAATCAAAAGCCCTTTCTATCTCAAAACGTTCGTCGTTTCTCATGCTTTTTGAAGAAACTTTGCTGCAGATTTTGCAAAATATGTTACAATCATGTCTGCACCAGCTCGTTTAATTGAATAAAGTATCTCTTCTGTTATGTCTTTTTCATTTACCCAACCTTGTTTTGCTGCACCTTTTACTAATGCATATTCTCCAGATACGCTGTATGCTGCAACTGGAACATTGAATCTTCTACGGGTTTCGGCTATCAAATCAAGGTATGCTAAAGCTGGCTTAATCATTACGATGTCTACTCCTTCGTTGATGTCAGTTTCAACCTCCATCATTGCTTCGCGTGCATTTGTAAATGGAACTTGGTACGTTTTTCTATCCCCAAATTTTGGTGCACATTCTGCTGCATCCCTAAATGGTGAATAAAATGATGAACGATGCTTTGCAGAATGTGACATTATGGAAACGTCTTTGAAACCTTCTTCGTCTAATGCTTTTCTAATAGCTAATACCTGTCCATCCATCATTGCAGAAGGTGAAACAGTATCTACACCAGCTTTTGCTTGACTAACTGCAATTTTTGCTAGTGTTTCTAGACTGGAATCATTATCTATTTTATCTCCCTTGATTATTCCACAATGACCCGTGGATGTAAATTGACATAAGCATACATCTGCCATGATTACTATTTTATCTCCAAAATTTTCTCTGATTTGAGAAATTGCCTTTTGAACAATTCCTTTATCATCAAATGCTGAAGTACCAGCATCATCTTTCTTTGTAGGAATTCCAAACAGCATGATAGATGGGATATTCAGATCAGAAATTGTTCCAATTTCATCATTGATGTCTTCTAAAGGTAATCTCTCAATTTCTGACATTGATTCTACTTTTATTCTAGATTTGAGGTCTTCTTGAACAAATACTGGGCAAATTAGATCTCTTGATGTTAAAGTGGTCTCCTGAATTAATTCTCTCATTTTCTCTGATGTTCTTAATCTACGAAGCCGTCTAGTTGGAAATGACATCACCAAAATTTATTCTGGGTCAGATATAATTCTAGTCTAATTCTTTTTGTTTTTTATAGTCAAATAATTTACTTGCTATTTCGATAATATCTGGCTCACCTTGTTCTGATGCCTTACGGATATTGTTCATAGGTGTTGATACAATGCTTTCTACTACGGCCTTTGTCAATTCTTCGATTATTTTGATTTTTTTCTCATCTTTTTCATTAAGCATTTGAAGTGCTTTTTGTAATTCTTTTACCCTTAGAGAATCTATATTTTTGAAGACATCTTTCACCAATGGTTCTGCATCTAATCTTTTCATTGAAGCCTCTAGTACAGATACCTCCTCACTAATTATATTTTCAACACTTTTTACCTTGTTTAATCGCGATTTCATATTTTTTTCAACCATCTCGGCAATTTGATCTAAATTCATTAATTTCACTGCACCTATAGTTGCGACTTTCTCATCAACTGTTCTAGGATTTGATAAATCTAGAATCATCATTCCGCTTTTCTTTATTTTCATCGCTTTTACTATTCTTTCTTGAGTAACTAAAAAGTAAGGAGCAGTTGTTGCTACAAATAATACGTCATAATTTTCAAATCCAGATAGAACATCTTCAAATTTTACAGGTTTGCCTCCCATGGTTTCGCAAAATGCCTGAGATCTATCCATTGTCCTACTAGTTACGACAAAATCATATCCTCTTCGTACAAGTGATTTTGCAACAAGCGTTGATACCTCCCCAGTTCCAATTAGCAAAATTTTCTTTAGTTTTAACTCATCTACGTTTTCTTCAGCTAATTTTACTGCCATTGACCCAACTGAAATACCTCCACGATTAATTCCAGAAGAATTTCTAATTCTTGTTCCTATTCTGATTGCTTTATCAAATAAATTATTCAGGTGTTGACCGGAAGCTTTTGCATTTCTTGCTGATGTAATAGAGTTTTTTATCTGTCCTAGAATTTGCTCTTCTCCTATGACCATCGAATCTAATCCTGATGTTAGTTTTAGTAAATGATGAATAGCTTCCACGTTTTCAACAAATTCTATGTTTTCTTCAAACGCTTCTTCTTCTAATCCTGTTAGTGAGGCCCATGTTTTTTTGATTTTGCTAATATTGTATTTTTTTGCTTTTCCAAATAGTTCTATTCTATTACATGTTTGAATAATCACGCATTCATCCAAACCTGAATGTTTTTTGAAGTGAACATATGCATTTTCTAAATCTCTTATGGTAAATCTCTCAAGAATATGAATAGGTGCGTTACGAAAAGTAACCCGTGCATTGATTATGTTTTGGTTCATTTCCAGTTTCTCAATATTATTCTAGCTTGTTTCTCTGCTTTTTTCAGTTGACCTTCTTTTATTAACTGTTTGATCTTTTTATTACTCATTATACTATTGAGGTAGTTTTTTCTTTCATTTTGGGTAGCGATCTTGTTTTTTGCAATTTCTCTTACAATATTTTGAATTTTTATTTGACCAATTTCCTCTTTTGTAATTAATTTCTTGAATATTTTCTCTGACTCAATTCTCAATTTTTTAGCCATTGCTGGACTTTTCCCACTTGTAAAGATTGCAATCTGAATTAAATTATCAAAATCGATAATTGCAGGATTAGAAAAATCGCTTAATTCTGAATTGTCAGAGCTATATGCTATGATTTTTTTACTTTTAGCATCATGGATTATTTTTTGATTTAGTTTTTTATCGTTTGTTGTTGTAATTACTATGTCTGGTTTATAGATTGAAAGAATAGATGTATCTTGAATTTTTTGTTTTTTAAATTTAATTTTTTTATTTTTTATTAGATTTTTTATCTCATTATTTATTGTGCTGCTAATTACTATGATCTGGCACTTTTCTTTTAATAATGATTTAATTCTTTTTAGTGCTTCATTTCCTCCTCCGATAACGACGACTACTTTGCCCTGAAGATTTAGATTAACTATCACCG includes:
- a CDS encoding YbgA family protein, encoding MAKLNPYFNDKDCKISEKDISDYVIQRFEDVKSSNKYKNMLAFHSTNKFMLMAHDQVELKKLGNIVASHKKIPFSEILQEYENHLRLAMGKNPTIKTHSNVIMHIFGYFLKHLDQNEKRVFLNGLEQFRENKKTIGEILLEISPITYRFDNTYLASQTYFLLYSDIEHKTIFQPVNIKEHE
- a CDS encoding peptidase, whose amino-acid sequence is MKTTIAVITAVLLVGSITSFASAEGVPDWVKNNAGWWADGIISESEFIQGVQFLIKEGVIVIPPTTVSEEKSQSVPDWVKNNAGWWADGTITDKEFVNGIQHLIKTGVISVSAEAKSSDSSNSSTTDPKIASLEVELEKCADIKKAYERLNCEKAAKHEIESYVIITNGQSFNAGPLTYYWTGLGTEGNSFEITESGQAILSLRILAFNTSTENISMMCTGPAVCNYDVWNGDKAFKYSGMDFTNGQIVVKPSTSEIFNMLFGPNIGYGGTTFEYDASKEYYFRISEPYGKVSIPLGLP
- the hemB gene encoding porphobilinogen synthase, whose protein sequence is MSFPTRRLRRLRTSEKMRELIQETTLTSRDLICPVFVQEDLKSRIKVESMSEIERLPLEDINDEIGTISDLNIPSIMLFGIPTKKDDAGTSAFDDKGIVQKAISQIRENFGDKIVIMADVCLCQFTSTGHCGIIKGDKIDNDSSLETLAKIAVSQAKAGVDTVSPSAMMDGQVLAIRKALDEEGFKDVSIMSHSAKHRSSFYSPFRDAAECAPKFGDRKTYQVPFTNAREAMMEVETDINEGVDIVMIKPALAYLDLIAETRRRFNVPVAAYSVSGEYALVKGAAKQGWVNEKDITEEILYSIKRAGADMIVTYFAKSAAKFLQKA
- the hemA gene encoding glutamyl-tRNA reductase, which encodes MNQNIINARVTFRNAPIHILERFTIRDLENAYVHFKKHSGLDECVIIQTCNRIELFGKAKKYNISKIKKTWASLTGLEEEAFEENIEFVENVEAIHHLLKLTSGLDSMVIGEEQILGQIKNSITSARNAKASGQHLNNLFDKAIRIGTRIRNSSGINRGGISVGSMAVKLAEENVDELKLKKILLIGTGEVSTLVAKSLVRRGYDFVVTSRTMDRSQAFCETMGGKPVKFEDVLSGFENYDVLFVATTAPYFLVTQERIVKAMKIKKSGMMILDLSNPRTVDEKVATIGAVKLMNLDQIAEMVEKNMKSRLNKVKSVENIISEEVSVLEASMKRLDAEPLVKDVFKNIDSLRVKELQKALQMLNEKDEKKIKIIEELTKAVVESIVSTPMNNIRKASEQGEPDIIEIASKLFDYKKQKELD
- a CDS encoding NAD(P)-dependent oxidoreductase, whose translation is MIVNLNLQGKVVVVIGGGNEALKRIKSLLKEKCQIIVISSTINNEIKNLIKNKKIKFKKQKIQDTSILSIYKPDIVITTTNDKKLNQKIIHDAKSKKIIAYSSDNSELSDFSNPAIIDFDNLIQIAIFTSGKSPAMAKKLRIESEKIFKKLITKEEIGQIKIQNIVREIAKNKIATQNERKNYLNSIMSNKKIKQLIKEGQLKKAEKQARIILRNWK